A region of the Sulfurimonas crateris genome:
TCTTGTTCCTGCAGATAAAGAGTTCTTGCATGAGCTAAGAGCGCTTTGTGATGCAAGCGGAACTCTTTTGATCTTTGATGAAGTTATGAGCGGTTTTCGTGCTACTATAAACGGTGCAGAGTCTATTACCGGTGTAAGACCTGATATCGTGACTCTAGGCAAGGTTATAGGCGGCGGGATGCCTGTGGGCGCATTCGGCGGACGTGCAGATATTATGGCGAAGCTCTCGCCTGAGGGACCTGTATATCAGGCAGGAACACTAAGCGGAAATCCTGTTGCAATGGCAGCGGGACTTGCGGCGATCTCAAAATTGAAGAAAAATGCACAGGTCATCTCTGTTTTAAACGAAAGAGCAAAAAGATTGGTTGAGGGAATGCGCAAAGAGGCTGAGTCTTGCGGCATACCTATGCAGATAGATACCAGAGGGAGTATGTTTGGCTTCTTCTTTAATGAGAAACCTGTTAAGAACTTTGCAGATGCATGCAACTCTGATGCCCAGCTCTTTGCCAAATTTCACTCTAAAATGCTTCAAGAGGGCTTCTACTTCGCATGTTCTCTTTATGAGACGGGATTCATCTCAACTGCTATTACGGACGAGATGATCGAAGATACCATTAAAGCAAGTGCGAAAGTATTTAAAGAGATAACTAACAATGCAAAATAGTGATAAAGAGGAGCAAAAAGCCCCTAGAATAAAGCCGATAATCGAAGCGGCGGACAGCCTCTCTTTAGGCATATCTATGGTTGTGGCCGTACTTATGGGTGTCGGTATAGGTATTTTACTTAAAAATTTAACCGGTGCAGCATGGACTCTTTGGATAGGTGTTTTTATAGGTATAGCAGCAGCGGTGCTAAATGTCTATAAAGCCTACTCAAAACAGTATAAAGAGTATGAAGAGCTTGCAAAACAGCCTCGCTATGCCGTAAAGAAAAAGCTCAAAGATGATGAAGATGAGGATGAGAGTGAAAAAAACTATTAAGTTTTTAGCTGTAGTTGAGTCTCTTATTCTTCTGACAAACATAATCTTCTTTGAGTTTTACATAAATCTTCAGATAGCCGCTTTAAGCAGCTTCTTTATAATTGCAGGCTCTGCTTATGCCTACAAAAAAATGGTAAAAGAGCAGATCAAGCTTGAGAATATAGATGAAAAAAGAGATACGCTTGATGAGATCGAAGATCCATATGAGCTTTATGAAAATTTTGAGGTAGATGAGAGACTGGCAGATGAGCTAGATATTAAAGCCATCGTCAAAGAAGAGAAGAAAAAGATTAAGATACTAAATATAAAAGATATAAAAAAGGGCTCAAGAGCAGGGGTTTCTCTCTTCAGGCTGGTTCCCTATCTCTTTTTGGTTTTAGGCTTTATAGCCCTAAGAAATAACGAACTATTGGATATATATATCTACCTTCCATCACTCTTGGTTGGAATTGTTGCCGGATATTTTTTTGCAAAAGAGCTATGAGGTGATCATAGGTATATTTATGGTTATCTTTTTTTGAATATCTATATAGAAGTTTGTATTTGCAGCTAGCGACTTTAGTTCACCGACTCTCTCTTCATCAATTTTCTTTGCGCTCACTTCGATAGAAAAAATACTGTACTTGTTCTTCTCAAACTTAATATGCTCTCCGACTCTGTAAAATATTTTTGTTGTTATCTTCTCATTTTTTTCATAGCATGAGTATATTTTATTTAATATCTTAATGAAGTTGTTTGAGTCGAGAATGATCTCCGGAATAGTAGGGTCAAAATCCTTTTCAAAGACTATTTTTGAGTTTATGGAGTTAGTGAGCATACAGAGATCAACAAGTGTATATATATTTGTCAATTCACCTATTGGCATTTGTGCATTTATCTTAAAAGATGGTGCCTGATAGAGCTTTATGCCTATTACATCATCATTTTCATAGCCTACGGTCAGTGCAAAGAATCTATAACGCCCGAATTC
Encoded here:
- a CDS encoding AtpZ/AtpI family protein, with the protein product MQNSDKEEQKAPRIKPIIEAADSLSLGISMVVAVLMGVGIGILLKNLTGAAWTLWIGVFIGIAAAVLNVYKAYSKQYKEYEELAKQPRYAVKKKLKDDEDEDESEKNY
- the hemL gene encoding glutamate-1-semialdehyde 2,1-aminomutase; amino-acid sequence: MSVDGSLKAFKQAQDLIPGGVNSPVRAFSSVGGTPLFIAEGSGAYLTDIDGNRYVDFVQSWGPLIFGHRDEAIESAVIDAVKHGLSFGAPTQAESDLAQLVISMFDSIDKIRFVSSGTEAVMSAIRLARGYTGRDDIVKFTGCYHGHSDSLLVQAGSGAATFGNPSSPGVPADFTKHTLLAEYNNIESVKKCFADSSDIACVIIEPIAGNMGLVPADKEFLHELRALCDASGTLLIFDEVMSGFRATINGAESITGVRPDIVTLGKVIGGGMPVGAFGGRADIMAKLSPEGPVYQAGTLSGNPVAMAAGLAAISKLKKNAQVISVLNERAKRLVEGMRKEAESCGIPMQIDTRGSMFGFFFNEKPVKNFADACNSDAQLFAKFHSKMLQEGFYFACSLYETGFISTAITDEMIEDTIKASAKVFKEITNNAK